The stretch of DNA ATGTGGCccccagtggtgtaacttgaagctaAAAGGCCCCAATGTAAAATCTCTGACTCTTCAACTATCATATAATAGTATTAGTAGTCTCACAGCAGACAAATGGACCTTTTGGGCTCCCTTAGACTCCAGTAATGGGATGCAACTGGTAATGCAGGTTTTGTCTATTATGATTTGTTGATATAGCGCcaccatattccacagcacttttgctactgtctccattggggctcacaatctacattccttaTCAATAAGTCTTTCGAATGTggcaggaaacccatgcaaacactgggagaacatacaaactccgtgtagatgttgtccttggtgaaatttgaccccaggaccccagtgctctaCTTACTCTAATATATTAAATCATTTTGGCAGGTTGCTTTTTGTCTAGAGTTACAGTTATTGGTGTTGGTGTTTGGGGTCGAAGTGTAAGGCACCGTAGTGGGATCTGCAGCAGTGCCTAATTTGTAGATCCAAATAATGTAGATCCAAAGTAAGGCCTCTTTCTCTACTTAttattttttagttgtttttttttaatgttatgatAAAATTGCATACATCACTGTTCAAACAGTTACGGTTTATCTTTCAAGTTTGTTTTGATGTGCATTTTTGAAAAATTCCAGAAAAAAAACCCAATTACCTACAGTGTCTGTCCGATGTCTAATCTCAACCTGCACAATACTTTTCTTTGATAGTTAAGTATCATAAGAACTAAGCCTGGTAATAGCCTCTGAAACAAGTCTCAAGAGAGATAGTAAAAAAAGATTTGGGTTCAACCTCTTCCCATAGTACCCAAGTGCTCGAAAAGATAACTATataaatcagtcccagcgagatccGACAAAACTTCAGATTGCACCTGGACCAACGTTATGTTATGGGGTCGTGCACATGCCCATTTTGTTTCTTGGACTGAGCCAGTCTGAGGAAAAAAATGCATCTGTATGCCCGAGTTTGAGACTATATTCGGATTGcagtcggccatgcaagtcaatgagtgcgtagAAACCATCGCACTACACTCTGATGACATCGGAGtccgatttccacagactgacacaATGGTGAAGCTAGATACATTTTTTCTTCATCTTCTCATctaagaaaatcggatcacactctgctCAACCTCTGAGTGCGATTTCCATAATTGACCCGATTCTCTAAGATGAGAGAAAATATGgatgtgtgaccctagcctaataggaCGTCATAAAGAAGAAacccctctaagggtatgtgcatacgttttTTTTCAGAGTGGCACACCGAGTTTTTCAACTAGATGCCTCAAGATACGCCAGAGTCCTTCCTAGTGTTTTTTTCTTCGTTTCCTGAACGCTTTTTGTTTTTGAcccccagtgttttttttttgttttttttaaatctttgatgcgtgttttttttttttttacctttaatcaATTATTAAGAAAATGCTACCAGTTTTTGAAGCAAAAACTGGCAAAACATTCAAAAGGACATATTTTTCCAGCCTTCCCATTGACTTTTATTATAAAGTATGGCACGTCTGCAGAGCAGAAAATGCCTGAAGAATAGTTGCGTCAATTATTTTAACCGCATGACCTCTTTGTACGCTTAAAGTGGTTAAAAGACGCATAAAAGACTGAACAAATGAGCAGCGAGTCGCTTATACAGAAAAATGAACATGTACGTTCTTTTGAGCGTATAGCCGGTGCTTTTTCAGGTGGTTTTCGGAGCTGAACCACCTGAAAAagacaccgtgtgcacataacggTACAAAAGTCAGAAATTTATGAGGTTTAAActtgtatatttttctttttttaatctttAACTTTGGTAAACATACCAGAAAAGTTTTCAACATGCCCCTTCCTGCACAATCCCACCCACATTTTCGCGTCAGGAAGGGAAGAAAGTTACAAAAGTTAGTGCAAATTCTGGGTGCTCCCAAAAAAAATGTACACATTCCAAAATTGGAGCAAAACTCATAATATTCCTGCGCGGTATTAAACATTAAATTTCCTATCGTTTAAATAAGCATCATAGACGAGAATGTCATATTAGCGAATACGGAAATGTGTCCAAGTCTCTAAATATCCATAGGAAACTCATCAAACGTTTGTGATAGTTTGGGTTAGTGGTTACTTTCATGCATTGTTGTAAAAGAAACCTAGGGGCAGCTCAGCTGGAAGTTTTATAACAGGGCTTCTTTTTATGAAGGAAAATGGATTTTAGAGAAGAAGATCCGCCAGAGGGAGTCTGGAAAGGATGTGCCGACTCATAGAAATAAATGAGAACTGGCTGCATAAAAGTCTTTATTACAACTGGAAGTAGCCAGGGGCTGGAAGGAACTGCTGAGAACTTTCCATAGAGCCGCAGGCGACTGCAAGCACATAACTTATACTACAGCAGGAATCCCAATTACAAAACGGCCATTCTGTTTTCTAACTTTTCTTCCCGATATGGTATTATGTACCTTCTATACTTTACGTGTTTTACGAGGTTAGATTTTACCTATATGACCTCCATAGCCCGCAACGGAAATAGGCTCAGTACTCGGTCAATCCCACGACTTTAGGGCAGTAGTTTAAAGAGCTTTtccagtcttaaagggaatctgtcagcagatttttgctaccccatctgacagAATTAGCTtgggacagaaaccctgattccagcgatttaTCACTCAATCAACTGGGTGCGGCAGTTGTTACaggactgcaggactaggtgtctcatgcctcctagtcaactgccctgtataaccccgcccacaccaccgattggcagttttctacagtgtacacagaaatcttccaatcagaggtgtgggcggggctacacagggcagttgactaggaggcatgagaaACCTAGTCCTGCAttgataatctccagctgataaaaaaaaatccttgaTTGTATTGAAATAACACGCAGCCTAGTAAGCGACACATGGCTGGAATCGGGGTTTCAGCCCCTacgtcagattacatagcagaagCCTGAGAAAAGATTCTctttggctgtgtgcacacgttcctgattttttgcgttttttttctctataaaaacgcttaaaatacGCACAcacatgcatcccatcatttataatgcattacgcaatttttgtgcataaaaaaacgcagcgtgttcattaattttgcgtatttTTTGAGGATTTCCCACTACATTATTACATCCCAGAACctccgaaaaaaaacgcaaaaagaaacGCGCAGAAAAAGCGAGAaatacacgaaaaaaaaaaaacacgaaaaatccacatgcggatttcttgcagaaaatgtccggttttgttcaggaaatttctgcaagaaatcctgacctgtgcacatagcctttatgaGATCTATAACCTATCCATAGGATGGTGAAGGAGATATACATATGGATGGCACCCGCATGCTGTTCAACTTTGACTTACATTGACGATTTTGACCCATCACTCAAATCAATATCGGATTTTGCGGCGACGGCTCGGTctgtgaaataaaacaaaaaaaattggaccTATGACCTGCCCTCTATACTGGGTACGAGTTCTGACAAAGAAAAACTACCACAcgaaaaatggatgtctgaatgagcccttaaacaGTTTTGAAAATAGCATCACAGAAGAAAATTCATTTGTGGCACTCATAGAACCAGGAAAATTTGATTTTCTTGTATTAAGTTGAAGAACTCCCAAGAACCTCGCACGCAAAAGCGCAAGGTTCTTGATTATTACAGAGGTGAAATGGACAAAGTCTTGGAGGTAACTAATATAATACAATAAATTCTATAATAATGGAATTTTGGATTCTTTAGAAAGCCAGCATGTAGCCATGTACTTACACAGGTTTATTTCATTTCGCATCTTTGAATTCAAATTTTTGAACGCCAAGTGTGAACATACCTTTATTCCTCAGACTTGATGTTTTAATCATATATTTTGTAGTGATTGACTAGAGCAGGGGCGAGGaagctttttttttctgccaagggccgtttggatatttataccatcctttgggggctgTACAAATTGTGCGATAACACTGCCCACAAAGTAGGTCCTGACGATGGCACCGTTGAGTAGTGAACATTGCGGGCGTGTGCTCACAGAGCAAAGTACTGGGTCAGCAAAACACAGGTGCTAGCCTAAGTATTATGGTCCGTGGGAATCTGCCCAGGGACCGGatgaaaggtcatcgagggccgtaaacggtccgcgggcctgaggttccccaaccCTGGACTAGAGTAATGGGATTGATGCTGTTAGCCTCACCAGATGAGCCTTAGGTCTGGGTGGGCACATGGACCTAAGGGGTTGATGTAGCTTCATCGAGGATACCGTGATGACTTGGACAAAAATGACTCTtttctgtcctgatgaagaggtcctgcgtgaccttGAAACGTGTTGACCCTGTAAACCtgttttattaataatttttttatcCGTTCGAAACCATTGTGCATTCATCAGCGGCGCAGAAGCGACATCTCCCTCCCGATCGTCTTGCACTGTTTGGTCCTTCTAGTGACCGATGTCCTTGCAGCAGCTATCTATTCATGCCAGTTACATGTAGCTCTGTAGCAACTATATAAGGTGAGTGGATCTTTCCTTGCCTCCTTTTTGTTACCAGTTAAAACCCTATTGCGCTTTATTTCCCAGTTTCGTTGTTTGGAAGACACAGGTGTGCGTCTTAATGGGCTTTAAAGAGGTCTAAAGAGATTATGTCAATGATCCACGCCAGGCAACTTGCAAAACTCGATGTGGAGGACAAAAGATGGCAGCAGATTCAGGGGAAGGAAGTAAAGCCAGGGATACCCGGGACAAATGTGTAACAGTTGCTGTTCCTGATCCACATCAGGCAACGTGCAAAACTCGATGTGGAGGACAAGAGAGAGCAGGGGTACAGAGGTAGGAAGTAGAGCCCGAGATACCAGGGACAGATGCTTTACAGTTGCCGGTCCTGATCCACGCCGGGCACCTTGCAAAACTTGATGTGGAAGACAAAAGAGGGCAGTGGATCCATGGAAAAGAAGTAGATCCTGGGAAACCCAGGACAGGTGTTTAACAGTCGCCTGTTCTGATCCACACAAGACTCGATTTTCAGTACAAGAAAGGGCAGTGGACTCAGGGGAAGGAAGCAGAACTCTGGATATCTGGAACAGGTGTGTAACAGTTGCCTGTCCTGATCCAAGCAAGACTCGATTTGGAGGACAAGAGAGGGCAGTGGACCCAGGGGAAGGAAGCAGAACCCGGGATATCTGGAACAGGTGTGTAACAGTTGCCTGTCCTAATCCTTGTCTGCCTACCTGTGTTGAAATTCATCCAGTCTCCACATTTTCCAAGGTATGGCTACCACTACTTACTATGCTATTCTCTTTAAAAAATAATTGAACCCAGGATGAAAATTGTACAATGCCAGTAGCCTGTCCCCGAACCCTGTGAAGGGCACTGCAAGAACAGGACTGGACAGTTAAATACCAACGGTCAGAAGATTATGtctaattttattaatttattgTGTTTATTTCTTTAGCACATATAAAAATAATACATATGGCTTGTAATGGCACAATTTAGACATAAGAATCAAAACAGACGTAGAAACATGTACTTGGCAGAAAGCAGAGAGTTTTAAGAGTGTTTAGTAAAATCAGAACAAGTCTTaattttattggtccttatagtttTTAAAGATGGCAAATATTTTACCCGGACAATATATATGTTTTTAACACATTTCACAGAAAATAAAAATCAACTCTTTTTAATATATCTAATGTGATGAGTTTCATCAGACAGTACGAACAGAGCGGGATTTTACTTCAAGTCGAGCTGCGATAGGGTTTTATAATTCGAGTATGTTTTTTTGGGGGACGTTCCCACGATAAGTTTTTGACATTTTTagtagtgcaaaaaaaaaagccgcatcttacagttccagcaaagaggatgggatttatagaaatatcataaatggtgcgtgtttcaaattcgctacatgtcaatttctcttgcggagtttGATGCGCGGGATTTTCCCCTAAGTCTTGCACTAAATGTCGAAATCGGTCGATAAAATACGCACGTATtgcgcacatgactgtatcaagaaAGTTTCGTCAAAGCCAAATAcctggaagtatcaaaaacaaaggcaCGTcgtcaaaaacgcaataaaaaaaaaaacacaactgaataatgtaatgaaaaaaaatgcaacttgcctaataggtgcagaaaatctgcaacatcaaaaactcattgcTCAACATGGGAGCGTagcctaaaaaaaatttttaaaaaaattctctaTATCATTCAAGTCAATAAAAGACATTCTTAACTCAAAAAATACAAACCGGTTTcttaagcagcaaaaaaaaaaataaaaaaaaaatacaggcaacTCATCCAAGGAGTTTATAATGGCGTTTAGTAAACGGTTAGCCCTAAATGTGCCGTTCCACAAAATCATAGTACCAAAGTTGAAAACTCCAATGCTGCACTTCTCCTGTAGTCTTATTGGTTCAGTATAAATGATGCTGGTGTCTTCACCTACACAATTCACGGTACAAAATATAGGTCTAGAGGAACCAAATACAAAAACGGGAGATAAACAGAAGATGGACCTTTTTTGTGGATCCGAAGACATCAATAAAAGAATCCTCCAGGAGGCGATGATGTGGTCGGTCCACATTTGGctggtcctgatgaagaagtctgaacTTTGAAACGCGTTAACGATAAACCCACGATTCTCTACACATCGCCTCCTGGATTCTTCCATCACCATCTGTGAAATTCATTATTGGCGTCTTCAGCGGTGCAAAAAAATAAAAGGTCCATCTTCCGTTTATCTCCCTTCTTAGAATATACACTTGGATCTGCAGCAGTCGTTGTTTTGAGCTTTTATGGTGTTGTGGTCCCACAACCCTGCGCCTCCTGTTTTTCCATCATCTATTTGGGTGATACCCTTTATTGCGCTTTTGTTTTCCAACTCTCCCAttgaaaaattaaagaaaaatacaAACACTTTTCAATATTGCAATAATATTGCAAGTTTTAGACTTTTTCTGCTATCTAAAGTCTTTGGcttatgaaaaacaaaacaaaaaaaaaaaaaaggacatgcaGCTGCGTGgaatcgaacatattattcgagcactccgaagacactctgttagcacacaagcatggaGGGATAACCCCAAACCCGAGCTCATCACTACTCGGAAATTAATAGACATTTTCATCCTTTTTTTACAATAATTGGCTGAGTCTTCTGCTGATGGCACCAAGTCCTGCAATGCATagtatattatatttattattcttGACGGTGTTTTCGTGTTAAGTGTCTATAAAATACATTTAGAAAAATGTGCAAAAgaacaaaaattattattattattaacctgaAGGACAGGAGTAAAAAGGTAAATGTTGGTTTCAGTCTCCGCCGTGATCCCCATGTGAAATCAGACCTTTACTTCTGCTTAGATTGCACTTATCCGGAGTGTGTCATTGGCTGCAAAATTCTTCAGTCGCTTACTGCACAAAAAGTTGTCACAAATGCACCGATGGTGGTCaaagagaattaaaaaaatagcaaaaaagttaCCATCCTTAAAATATAGGGTCCGACTTGACGCGTTCTTACATGTCAGAATCGGCGTACATCCCATTAATTAAATAATCTACTTGAGTATAGTCTTTTTTCTTGTAGCTCTCGTAAGCCTGAAGTATAAAGAGGACAATTATAGCTAAAAAGAACAAGTTTCCTAGGAGCAGCACTGCCAGTAGAAAGCTGGTATTTTGGACGCGTTTCGTTACCTCCCCGGCAATAATAACGATACTGCCGTCATCTTTCTCTTGGTTTCCATCCGTTGAAGAAGACACGGTAGGCGGCAAGAGTTGAGAGTTTGGCATAGAAGTTTGGCTTGTGGATGGGTTACCGCCGGGTGATAGAACTCCCGGTGTGGTGGTAGAATTCGTTACCGTAGGTGAAGAGGTCTCCGACAACTTTGTAGGAACGGGGGCTGTTGTTTTCGGAGCTGTTGTATTTGGCTGTATCGTGGTGATTAATTTTTCGTTTTCCTTTGAATTGGTGATTTGTGTTGTAGGATTGAGGATTTGTGTTGTAGAGGTGGTTTCAGGTTTGGCCGTTGTCTCGTGTGGACTCGTAGTGATAATATCCTCTATAGCCGATAGTTGAGTCGTCACGGGTAATTTTGTTGTCGAAACTACTGGCTCAGTGCTCTTGATAACCGTTGGAACCATGACTGTGATCGTATCAGGTATTTTTTCTTTCTCAGTTATTAAAATAATTTGCTTTGTTGTTGCCTTTGCTGTTGTGATTTTAGGCTTCTCGGTGAGAATAGATTTTACTGTGGTTTCTATGCCGGTAGTTACTTTCGTAGTTGTGTTTTTAGGAGAACTTTTTATTGTTGTACTAGTTGTAGATTCAGCAGTTGTCGTGATTTCTTCTACTATTCTAGAGGTTGTTGGATTAGGTTTTTTTGCTTCCTCAGTGGTTGTGGTAGTTTGTTTGGTACTAGTTGTGGACTCGGTAGTAGTTTTTGTTGTGATTGCTGCCGTTGTAGAGGTTTCTAAAATAGTTATTGCTTTTTCAGTTCTGGCATCTGGTATTTCTGGATGTTTGGTAGTAGGAGACACAGATTTAGTGGTGGTTGTTATTAGTTGAGTTGTTGCATTTTGGGTAATTTTTATTGTTGGTGTAGGTCCTATTAATCTTTTTGAGGGTAGAGAAGGAGTTGGAGTCACTTTATTTGCTACAGTCCTTTTAGCAGGATGTTGCTTCTTGTCTTTTTTTTCTTGTCTACCTGGAATTTCTGAATGTTTGGTAGTAGGAGGCACAGATTTAGTGGTGGTTGTTGTTAGTTGAGTTGTTGCATTTTGGGTAATTTTTATTGTTGGTGTAGGTCCTATTAATCTTTTTGAGGGTAGAGAAGGAGTTGGAGTCACTTTATTTGCTACAGTCCTTTTTGCGGGATGTTGCTTCTTGTCTTTAGGTTTTATTTCCTTAtctctttttcttcttttctttaaaTAATTTATATCTGTCAGatagttaaaaataaataaaattaccaaTCCGCTTTTGTATTTCAGTAAGAAAATATTATCCAAACCTACGAACCAGGTCAGAAAAGGAAGATGTCGGCACTGACAAACAGTTGAACACTTCCTAACTTGTGGCAATTTAATGGGATTGTCCggtattaatatttatttatccATAGGTTTGCGGCTGTAGAAAGTAACGGACAGAACTACACGCTCACACTCCAGGATCAGAGATGCCTCTCCTCTGCCGCGGTCTTTGCTGAAAGGCTTCAGCGGTGACATGATGCTTATATTTTCACATTGACTAGCACATTCAATAACGGGGCTCAGCGGTAATGCTAATGTAGGTGGAACAAGCTgcagagcccagtgattggctgtaggGGTCACGTGCGCTCTAGCTGAGACTTCACCACTGCAGCCTGTAAACAAAGGCAGGGAGAGCCATATAGCTGTATTTGTTCGTTTTTAGATTTCCAAGCCTTTGGGCAAATAAAAATTGaatcctgacaacccctttaacgacCTTGGACAAATAGTTACGTCCAAAgtcgtgtccctccctttgatgcgggctccggcgctgagcctgcatctttccctgcacaggacagttgatctgatcagctgtcttgTGCAGCTAAcaggcgcgggtggaatcgcgatccacccgcggctggcgttcataggagatgacgacttctgctacacatagcagggctgaagcgaTGATATGTCGAGCACAAGTGATTGGAAAAACGCAGCTTCGAGTCTCCTAAAGGGACTACTGAAGCTAGTAAaatgtaggggaaaaaaaaaaagttataaataataaaataaaactttAAGTCACCCCTCTTTTGCCCTCAACACAGCGATGTAATTCGTTAATAGGGGTAAATcccgctgtcagattccctttaatctgatGGATCGTTCAGTTGCCAGCCCTCTCCGCTGGGTCTGCCTTACACCGGGGAGCTGGTTGGCCCGAATGCCCCGTTTTCTCTTTGAGAGACCCATCGCCAGACATCAATGGCGGTGGCCTATCTCTGGGAGAGAATACAATcggcagtccgaaatcagacatgccGGATTGATATTTCCCCAAACAAGAAATTGTCTGGGGACCTCACACACTTTAAATTGTCCTCCGAACCTGTCGATATTTGCAGGCTCGGCCGACAATAGCGTAAAGTGTATACGGGGTTTTATTGTGCTTAGTATGGGTTGTGAAGGTTTGCATATGTATTATGAAGTGTAGAGTGCCCAAAACTTACCGAAAGGAGGATCTGTGACCATTGTAACTTCACGTGTGCGGCATAATCGGTTACAAAGAATTGCTGCACACCACTTGTTGAGTAGCAAAGATTTGCTGCAGTTAAGATTATCTGGGGAAAAAAATGACAGAcataaaagttaaattttttccccaaaaagtaAAGGGATCCTCAAAGTTtatgtgaatcctgcattgagcagggggttggacacgatgaccctggaggtcccgtcCAACTCTGACATTCTACGATTCTAAGCAGTTGACTGATCTCATGGTTCTGAGAAGCTACAGTGTATTTTCGTTCCGACAAAACACTGGATctaacttggaccaatgttattttatggggctgtgcacatgtcagattttttcatTGAACAGAGGTAGCCCGtggaaaaattaaaacaaaaaaaaaaaaacagcagcatgTCAGTGTTTGATCCGATATTCGCCAATCAAGTTAATGAGTGCGTGGAAACTagtagactgcactcggatgacatctgagagcAATCTGATTTCTACTGactgacaatggagaagatggagaccttttttttctccatctttgaGAACTGGATCGCATTATGATCACACTCAGAGTGCGAATATCATAATtcgcccgattctctcggatgagagaatacaCAATGACCTGCGCCTAGCCTAATACAAATCCTTCAAAAATGAACAATTTTACTGCCACGTGTCACCAGTTTCTAAATcagttttattcaatttttttaacAACTGAAGGAGGTGACCTATCTGAACTGGTTTTTTCTCTTGATACTTCGCAATAGATTAGTTAAAACCAagcgaaaaaaaaaggatggaaaactGATGTATAACGGATGTCTTCcatttttcatcagttttttttattaattccCAAAGAACCTGGATGATCTGCAAAAACGGAAGTAAATAGGATGAGTTGAAAGGAACTGACACATGAGATcacagccaaataccaggaagtatcaaaaacaaagacaAAAACTTTTCAGagtgaaacaaaaagaaaaaaaacaaacaaacaaaaaatatatattataataataaaaataataataataataataataataataatagtaataataatgcaCATAAAA from Ranitomeya imitator isolate aRanImi1 chromosome 9, aRanImi1.pri, whole genome shotgun sequence encodes:
- the C9H11orf24 gene encoding uncharacterized protein C11orf24 homolog; its protein translation is MMWKTVALVWTVGLCLCDSRVVSAEKAVRLPEVSEISNEDECRQVCRESLSPDNLNCSKSLLLNKWCAAILCNRLCRTREVTMVTDPPFDINYLKKRRKRDKEIKPKDKKQHPAKRTVANKVTPTPSLPSKRLIGPTPTIKITQNATTQLTTTTTKSVPPTTKHSEIPGRQEKKDKKQHPAKRTVANKVTPTPSLPSKRLIGPTPTIKITQNATTQLITTTTKSVSPTTKHPEIPDARTEKAITILETSTTAAITTKTTTESTTSTKQTTTTTEEAKKPNPTTSRIVEEITTTAESTTSTTIKSSPKNTTTKVTTGIETTVKSILTEKPKITTAKATTKQIILITEKEKIPDTITVMVPTVIKSTEPVVSTTKLPVTTQLSAIEDIITTSPHETTAKPETTSTTQILNPTTQITNSKENEKLITTIQPNTTAPKTTAPVPTKLSETSSPTVTNSTTTPGVLSPGGNPSTSQTSMPNSQLLPPTVSSSTDGNQEKDDGSIVIIAGEVTKRVQNTSFLLAVLLLGNLFFLAIIVLFILQAYESYKKKDYTQVDYLINGMYADSDM